From the genome of Geminocystis herdmanii PCC 6308, one region includes:
- a CDS encoding indolepyruvate ferredoxin oxidoreductase subunit alpha: MPHTIVTDVCEGIADCVSACPVACIHEGVSKNIKGTDWYWIDFDTCIDCGICLQVCPVEDAILAEERPELQKTPV; the protein is encoded by the coding sequence ATGCCCCATACTATTGTAACAGATGTTTGTGAAGGAATCGCCGATTGTGTTTCAGCTTGTCCTGTAGCGTGTATTCACGAAGGAGTAAGTAAAAATATAAAAGGCACGGATTGGTATTGGATTGATTTTGATACTTGTATAGACTGTGGAATTTGTCTTCAAGTTTGCCCCGTAGAAGATGCAATTTTAGCAGAAGAACGACCAGAATTGCAAAAAACCCCTGTTTAA
- a CDS encoding ABC transporter ATP-binding protein: MSPMLEVKNVYAGYIKDLNILQGINFKIEAHELVTVIGPNGAGKSTLAKTIFGLLSPNQGKIIFKGENIAGLKPNEIVRRGMCYVPQIVNVFPSLTIEENLEMGAYTLSGSSKKQKELIYTMFPKLKERAKQKAGTLSGGERQMLAMGRALMLDPDLLLLDEPSAALSPILVNNIFEQIKAINATGKAIVLVEQNAKKALMMAHRGYVLESGRDAIEGGGEDLLNNPQVAQLYLGVSH, encoded by the coding sequence ATGAGTCCTATGCTAGAAGTAAAAAATGTTTATGCTGGATATATAAAAGACTTAAACATTTTACAAGGTATAAATTTTAAAATTGAAGCACATGAGTTAGTAACGGTAATAGGTCCTAATGGTGCAGGAAAGTCCACTCTAGCAAAGACGATTTTTGGATTATTATCACCAAATCAGGGCAAAATCATTTTTAAAGGAGAAAATATTGCCGGATTAAAGCCTAATGAGATTGTTAGGCGGGGAATGTGTTATGTGCCTCAAATTGTCAATGTTTTTCCTAGTCTCACCATTGAGGAAAATTTGGAAATGGGTGCTTATACTTTATCAGGCTCAAGCAAGAAACAAAAAGAGCTAATATATACTATGTTTCCTAAATTGAAAGAAAGGGCAAAACAAAAAGCTGGTACATTATCAGGAGGTGAAAGACAAATGTTAGCCATGGGGAGGGCTTTAATGCTAGACCCTGATTTGTTATTATTGGATGAACCATCAGCGGCACTTTCGCCTATTTTGGTTAATAATATTTTTGAACAAATAAAAGCAATAAATGCTACGGGAAAGGCTATTGTTTTAGTAGAACAAAATGCTAAAAAAGCCTTAATGATGGCGCATCGTGGTTATGTTTTGGAAAGCGGTAGAGATGCCATTGAGGGGGGAGGTGAAGACTTACTTAATAATCCTCAAGTTGCCCAATTATATCTCGGTGTCAGTCATTAA